In Bacteroidota bacterium, one DNA window encodes the following:
- a CDS encoding UvrD-helicase domain-containing protein, producing the protein MSDAILTPAQRQAIEADSHTVLIANAGSGKTFTLVEHYVHILESDDSTSPASIAAITFTENAAAELREKITAAITKRITRLAELSADPARIDRLWRAMHELDAAPISTIHGFCSRLLREHPIEAGIDPAFGILQGVERTLLVEETIEAVLHNRLRDIYQHSEPASSPMLTTFTRFGRAKIHRWIAGMIDRRFHAARAAETLRTITDQELDTLLLQRFEYAAERILMSASVQTALAKLESYFTTHADAEDARMSLNDIRNSTTPQQRYEAIPVFFAKILTDKGGPREKVFKHRKGGNDYRPEVARLVESALAPLMDLMPQFEAYADWRNSAPHTFTHLRHVVELYEESFERYTEAKLGQGLLDHDDLIDYGVRLLAEPHIAAEIAESLRHCLVDEYQDTDERQYSLLRSITAHFSNHVLVTIVGDPKQSIYRFRDADLDVFHDAVADLVRASHGVEPITLDVCFRMLPFPLSFANKVTDHIFGEDPTLRERYFYRPLVCAKDDEFEGRVTMLIAEEVSDEAHETENTSLSEEELIARSILERQSADPPCRFAEMAILLRDRKRLGSLEVTLRRYNIPYSLSGGLGFYQQQEIIDALTLLHVLIDPNDDLYLVALLRSPYVGIDDRTIWNLVHARNLKRPRPSLWDHLLASTTDAGIRSRIAWLAQLVAFTGRLDTVRLLERGIADSLIELTYLVFPDGEQKISNLRKFISLAARSELPVWEFVEQCTILQERDDREQQAIQPTDDAVHIMTIHASKGLEFPVVYLPYLSDEGRKRPSSALVSRHYPYIVLEDYSGNEALRHPYSGLLSVGERGAEREEELRILYVALTRAKNELVISATINGKKPIAQTSQLSQVLDSLGVDGSTLSTSDTIGFVQRLSVYKNGTKSERVLTGSIPIVRTLAARERQLAQSDVVPTVHMDLRTIDPRRGVTRYSPTQIETHVDCPTKYVLHFNLGLPEVRTIEYEHDPSVEHSQTHAATYGKLLHAAFERIDDFAPAADGTFTVNDEAFEALAFRVELPPSARALSKRKLEDDIRRVLASDLLLALRSATETYTELPVRFALQEHYVLSGVIDRLYCDADGMWHILDYKTTKTPTPEKIRQYEFQTKLYAFLVFKLFDAPQVATHLYFTSTGTTESAVYSDIDLHGFENELIGTIEEILAGRDARSFDDIEKKRSHCSECPYSPDGVSRCVLDTTPISIF; encoded by the coding sequence ATGAGTGACGCTATACTGACGCCAGCGCAACGGCAAGCCATCGAGGCCGATTCGCATACGGTACTGATCGCGAACGCCGGGTCGGGTAAGACGTTTACGCTCGTCGAACACTATGTTCATATTCTCGAATCGGACGATTCGACGAGCCCGGCATCCATTGCGGCCATCACATTTACTGAGAATGCGGCAGCAGAACTGCGAGAAAAGATCACCGCGGCGATCACTAAGCGCATAACGCGACTTGCGGAGCTTTCAGCAGACCCTGCCCGGATCGACCGACTCTGGCGTGCGATGCACGAACTTGACGCTGCACCGATTTCCACGATCCACGGCTTCTGCTCCCGTTTGCTTCGCGAGCACCCGATTGAAGCCGGGATTGACCCAGCCTTCGGAATTCTGCAGGGGGTCGAGCGTACACTGCTCGTCGAAGAAACGATTGAAGCTGTACTGCACAATCGCCTGCGCGATATCTATCAGCACAGCGAACCGGCTTCATCCCCGATGCTTACGACATTTACTCGCTTCGGTCGGGCGAAGATCCATCGCTGGATTGCGGGGATGATCGACCGCCGCTTCCATGCCGCTCGTGCCGCCGAGACACTGAGAACTATCACCGACCAAGAGCTCGACACACTGCTGCTGCAGCGATTCGAATATGCCGCAGAACGAATACTGATGTCTGCTTCCGTACAGACGGCTCTGGCAAAACTCGAATCCTATTTTACTACTCATGCAGATGCCGAGGACGCCCGTATGTCGTTGAATGATATTCGGAATTCGACAACTCCCCAGCAGCGCTACGAAGCAATCCCAGTATTTTTTGCTAAGATTCTGACAGACAAGGGGGGACCGAGAGAAAAGGTATTCAAGCACCGTAAAGGCGGCAACGATTATAGGCCTGAGGTTGCCAGACTGGTCGAATCTGCGCTTGCGCCACTTATGGATCTGATGCCGCAATTCGAGGCCTATGCGGACTGGCGCAATTCTGCCCCGCACACATTTACGCATTTGCGTCATGTGGTCGAACTCTACGAAGAGAGCTTTGAGCGATACACCGAGGCGAAGCTTGGACAAGGCTTGCTCGATCACGACGATCTGATCGACTATGGTGTCCGCCTCCTCGCCGAGCCGCATATCGCCGCCGAGATTGCCGAGTCCTTACGGCACTGCCTTGTAGACGAATACCAGGATACCGACGAGCGACAATATAGCCTCCTTCGATCGATCACGGCTCATTTTTCGAATCATGTACTGGTAACAATCGTCGGGGACCCGAAGCAATCGATCTACCGATTCCGCGACGCAGATCTCGATGTGTTTCACGATGCAGTGGCTGACTTAGTGAGGGCATCGCATGGCGTCGAGCCCATCACTCTCGACGTCTGTTTCCGCATGCTGCCGTTCCCTCTTTCGTTCGCGAACAAGGTGACCGACCATATATTTGGCGAAGATCCGACCCTGCGCGAACGCTACTTCTATCGTCCGCTTGTGTGTGCGAAGGATGATGAGTTTGAAGGGAGAGTAACAATGCTGATCGCAGAGGAGGTGTCTGATGAGGCTCACGAAACGGAGAATACTTCTCTCAGCGAAGAAGAGCTCATTGCCCGCTCCATCCTCGAACGACAGTCCGCCGATCCACCGTGCCGCTTCGCCGAAATGGCGATCTTGCTTCGAGACCGTAAGCGGTTGGGGTCTCTCGAAGTGACACTGCGACGCTATAATATTCCGTATTCGCTCAGCGGCGGACTGGGCTTTTACCAACAGCAGGAGATCATCGATGCACTTACTCTCCTGCATGTACTCATCGATCCGAATGACGATCTCTATCTCGTTGCCTTGCTTCGATCACCCTATGTCGGGATCGACGACCGCACGATCTGGAATCTTGTCCATGCTCGCAACCTCAAGCGACCGCGGCCGTCACTGTGGGATCACCTCCTTGCTAGCACAACCGATGCCGGCATTCGTTCGCGAATCGCATGGCTCGCACAACTTGTGGCTTTCACCGGACGTCTCGATACTGTCCGCTTGCTCGAACGAGGGATCGCCGATAGTCTGATCGAGTTAACGTATCTGGTATTTCCGGACGGTGAACAGAAGATATCGAATCTTCGCAAGTTTATCTCACTGGCTGCTCGAAGCGAACTACCGGTCTGGGAGTTTGTCGAGCAGTGTACGATTCTGCAGGAGCGCGACGATCGCGAACAGCAGGCTATTCAGCCGACGGACGATGCCGTTCATATCATGACGATCCATGCGAGCAAAGGTCTCGAATTCCCGGTCGTCTATCTCCCCTACCTATCGGATGAAGGGCGCAAGCGTCCGTCCTCGGCGCTCGTCAGTCGGCATTATCCCTATATCGTGCTCGAAGATTATTCCGGCAACGAGGCACTGCGGCATCCATATTCCGGACTTCTGTCGGTCGGCGAACGTGGTGCCGAGCGCGAGGAAGAGCTGCGGATTCTCTATGTTGCGCTCACGCGAGCAAAAAACGAGCTGGTCATCTCCGCAACGATTAACGGCAAGAAACCCATTGCCCAAACGTCTCAGCTTTCGCAAGTACTCGATAGCCTCGGCGTCGATGGCAGTACACTTAGCACATCCGACACGATTGGCTTCGTTCAACGGTTGAGCGTCTATAAGAACGGAACCAAGAGCGAGCGGGTACTTACGGGTTCGATACCGATCGTCCGGACCCTTGCAGCTCGTGAGCGACAGTTGGCGCAATCGGACGTCGTGCCTACAGTACATATGGATCTGCGGACGATAGATCCGCGTCGCGGTGTCACTCGATATAGTCCGACACAGATCGAGACGCATGTAGATTGCCCGACTAAATATGTGTTGCATTTTAATCTCGGCCTGCCGGAGGTACGGACGATCGAGTATGAACATGATCCTTCGGTCGAGCACAGCCAAACACATGCGGCAACCTATGGAAAGCTATTACACGCAGCGTTCGAGCGTATAGACGATTTTGCACCGGCCGCCGACGGGACGTTTACCGTTAATGACGAAGCATTCGAAGCACTTGCATTTCGTGTGGAGTTGCCGCCATCTGCACGGGCTCTATCAAAGCGGAAATTGGAGGACGATATTCGCCGGGTGCTTGCGTCAGACCTCCTACTCGCATTGCGCTCTGCCACGGAGACGTATACGGAGCTTCCTGTGCGCTTCGCATTGCAAGAGCACTATGTCCTTTCCGGCGTCATCGACCGCCTCTACTGCGATGCTGACGGCATGTGGCATATTCTCGATTACAAGACTACCAAAACACCGACACCGGAAAAAATCCGACAGTACGAATTCCAGACAAAACTCTATGCCTTTCTGGTGTTCAAACTATTCGATGCTCCTCAGGTGGCGACCCATTTATATTTTACATCGACCGGTACGACCGAATCAGCGGTGTATTCCGATATCGATTTACATGGGTTCGAGAACGAGTTGATTGGGACGATTGAGGAGATCCTTGCCGGGCGCGATGCACGTTCGTTCGACGACATCGAAAAAAAGCGTTCGCATTGTTCCGAGTGCCCCTACAGTCCGGACGGAGTGTCGCGTTGTGTGCTGGACACGACGCCTATTTCCATTTTTTGA
- a CDS encoding hemerythrin domain-containing protein, translating to MNYDHLERASNPVRQLLAEHVAFRAACDELLTLIERLQRDGYRAHIQTADYATLLRTREIIREHLNVHLVKEEEIFFPRLEQIVPQGRVKFLFLNYDHEFLRDYFNEFCTIVSDFEEDRVPMHVSVKRIIETGSHIVHNLIQHILTEDTVYFEVAEHGFDDETLEAMGNEMLALERRLKEQEHPHE from the coding sequence ATGAATTACGACCACCTGGAACGAGCATCAAACCCCGTCCGACAATTACTTGCCGAGCATGTAGCGTTTCGTGCTGCATGTGATGAATTGCTCACTCTTATCGAGCGCCTACAACGCGATGGGTACCGGGCGCATATCCAAACGGCCGATTATGCAACCCTGCTTCGGACACGCGAGATTATTCGAGAGCATCTGAACGTCCATCTTGTCAAGGAGGAAGAGATCTTTTTCCCACGGCTGGAGCAGATCGTCCCGCAAGGACGCGTGAAATTCCTTTTTTTGAACTACGACCACGAATTCTTACGCGACTACTTCAACGAATTTTGCACGATCGTCAGTGATTTTGAAGAGGACCGCGTGCCGATGCATGTCAGCGTAAAACGTATCATCGAGACGGGTTCACATATCGTCCATAATCTTATCCAGCATATTCTCACGGAGGATACGGTGTATTTCGAGGTTGCGGAACATGGCTTCGACGACGAGACGCTCGAAGCGATGGGCAACGAAATGCTTGCGCTCGAACGCCGCCTCAAAGAGCAAGAACACCCACATGAGTGA
- a CDS encoding glycoside hydrolase family 3 protein, producing MPRLELRPFETDSIYRARIERWVVQGMVCGFCIFNGTVEQAKRILATLQTLALAEGTGPLLFSCDAEWGLPMRLSTGGTEFPHALALAHATRPNSVRDAARATGVEMRAIGLHWSFAPVADVNSDPKNPIINIRSFGENAETVSHAAVEYAAGLAEAGIAACAKHFPGHGETRVDSHRALPVLQLTPEHFEQVEFPPFRALIHAAIPSVMTGHLAAPLLARAFGADLATAELPASVSPVLTQTLLREHLGYSGLIVTDSMEMGGLRGLFSGDADAAEAAVRAGNNLVLMPGDIDEIHEHFLSVAARDCTFARMLEHSARQVSGFMGHCHFGEQAPITNSEFHRLLAKDIAASAIDVIGEIGTVREARFYHIVADDPTLQAQHIRELQSLLAESIPSLRAISEVELQSTLGADTIVFVLERPRGKLLDETGEGMNVRPVDRFALSVRQQGSTPRCIISLGNPYLNQSFELDVRTCRIFTYSDSTPSIAAVVERLHTVR from the coding sequence ATGCCAAGGCTGGAATTGCGTCCGTTCGAGACGGATTCAATCTACCGTGCGCGTATCGAGCGTTGGGTAGTCCAAGGTATGGTCTGCGGCTTCTGTATCTTCAACGGTACGGTCGAGCAGGCGAAGCGGATTCTTGCCACGTTGCAGACATTGGCTCTTGCGGAAGGGACTGGGCCGCTACTATTCTCTTGCGATGCAGAGTGGGGCTTGCCAATGCGTCTCTCGACAGGCGGCACCGAATTCCCGCACGCACTCGCTCTGGCACATGCGACAAGGCCAAATTCCGTTCGTGACGCGGCACGAGCCACCGGAGTCGAGATGCGAGCGATCGGACTGCATTGGAGCTTTGCACCGGTGGCGGATGTGAATTCCGATCCGAAGAACCCGATCATTAATATTCGCTCCTTCGGTGAGAATGCGGAAACAGTCTCACACGCTGCGGTAGAATACGCCGCTGGCCTTGCAGAAGCCGGCATTGCTGCATGTGCGAAGCATTTCCCGGGGCACGGCGAGACACGCGTTGACTCTCATCGGGCACTCCCCGTGCTACAGCTTACGCCTGAACATTTCGAGCAGGTGGAATTCCCTCCGTTTCGAGCGTTGATTCATGCCGCGATTCCGTCGGTGATGACCGGCCATTTAGCAGCCCCTCTATTAGCTCGTGCGTTCGGGGCCGATCTTGCTACGGCAGAATTACCTGCCTCGGTTTCGCCTGTTCTGACACAAACGCTGCTGCGTGAGCATCTCGGATACAGCGGGCTCATCGTGACCGATTCGATGGAAATGGGAGGTCTGCGAGGCCTATTTTCAGGCGACGCCGATGCCGCTGAAGCGGCTGTGAGAGCTGGGAATAATCTCGTGCTCATGCCGGGCGATATAGATGAGATTCACGAGCATTTCCTCAGTGTTGCCGCAAGAGATTGCACCTTCGCTCGTATGCTGGAACATTCTGCACGCCAGGTGAGTGGCTTCATGGGACATTGCCACTTCGGAGAGCAAGCACCAATAACCAATTCCGAATTTCATCGATTATTGGCCAAGGATATCGCGGCCTCGGCAATTGATGTAATCGGCGAGATCGGCACTGTTCGCGAAGCGCGATTCTATCATATCGTGGCGGACGACCCTACACTTCAGGCGCAGCATATCCGGGAGCTTCAATCTCTCCTTGCGGAGTCTATTCCGTCGTTGCGAGCGATCTCGGAAGTCGAACTGCAATCGACGCTCGGTGCAGATACCATCGTGTTCGTTCTCGAACGACCTCGAGGAAAGCTTTTGGATGAAACAGGCGAGGGGATGAATGTTCGCCCTGTTGATCGCTTCGCCCTGTCTGTCCGGCAGCAGGGAAGCACGCCCCGATGTATCATTTCCCTCGGAAATCCGTATCTCAACCAATCGTTCGAGTTGGACGTACGGACGTGCCGAATTTTCACCTATAGTGATTCAACGCCGTCGATCGCTGCCGTGGTCGAGAGGCTTCATACTGTCAGGTAA
- the pruA gene encoding L-glutamate gamma-semialdehyde dehydrogenase, translating into MPTKRLSPFRNETYKDFSNPKEFAAQSNAIKQARANFNQVYPIVIGKEKIKTNDFILSKNPAHPNEVVGKFSKGTLGLAQRALDTATRTFETWSKVPATDRADILVKAAAIIRRRRYEVNAWMILEVGKNFAEADADTVEAIDFLEYYAREMYRLSGPQPVVKNKDEKGYLEYLPMGVGVIIPPWNFPFAILVGTASAAIVTGNTIVLKPSSDSPMMGWLFAEIMEEAGLPPGVLNYFSAPGGEIGDFLVKSPLTRFVSFTGSKEIGLRINQLAAEPQKGQKWIKRVVAEMGGKDGIVVAKDADLDSAADGVVASAFGFQGQKCSACSRVIVEQPVYDSFVQKVKERVEKLEVGDPALNKYSGPVVNQRSQQKIMEYVAIGKKEGKLLVGGKTVGNEGYYVAPTVFADIAPTARLAQEEIFGPVLAIIPVKDFDEAIKVANNTEYGLTGAIYAKNRSKLDRAMREIMVGNLYVNRKCTGALVGVHPFGGFNMSGTDSKAGGHDYLQLFMQARVVAEKMLTTAAKRPAKRKTAAKAK; encoded by the coding sequence ATGCCAACGAAAAGACTATCTCCGTTCCGAAACGAAACCTACAAAGATTTCTCAAACCCGAAGGAATTCGCCGCTCAGTCCAACGCTATCAAGCAGGCCCGTGCGAATTTTAACCAGGTGTACCCCATCGTGATCGGGAAGGAGAAGATCAAAACAAACGATTTTATCCTCTCGAAGAACCCGGCCCATCCGAACGAAGTCGTTGGCAAGTTCTCGAAAGGCACCCTCGGGCTCGCACAGCGCGCACTCGACACGGCCACCAGGACATTCGAAACCTGGAGCAAAGTACCTGCGACCGACCGCGCCGACATTCTCGTAAAAGCCGCAGCGATCATTCGCCGCCGCCGTTATGAGGTCAATGCTTGGATGATTCTCGAAGTCGGCAAGAACTTTGCCGAGGCAGATGCCGACACAGTAGAGGCGATCGACTTCCTCGAATATTACGCACGCGAGATGTACCGCCTCTCGGGGCCGCAGCCGGTCGTCAAAAACAAAGACGAGAAGGGCTACCTGGAGTATCTGCCGATGGGCGTCGGCGTGATCATTCCGCCGTGGAATTTCCCGTTCGCAATCCTCGTCGGTACGGCAAGTGCCGCCATCGTCACGGGAAATACGATCGTACTGAAGCCATCGAGCGATTCGCCGATGATGGGGTGGCTCTTTGCCGAGATCATGGAGGAAGCAGGCCTTCCGCCGGGGGTGCTAAATTACTTTTCTGCACCGGGCGGCGAGATCGGCGATTTCCTTGTGAAGAGCCCCTTGACCCGTTTTGTCTCATTTACGGGTTCGAAGGAGATCGGCTTACGCATCAACCAACTTGCCGCGGAGCCGCAAAAAGGGCAGAAGTGGATCAAGCGAGTTGTCGCCGAAATGGGCGGCAAGGATGGGATTGTCGTCGCAAAAGATGCCGATCTTGATAGTGCTGCCGACGGCGTCGTCGCGTCTGCATTCGGTTTCCAGGGACAGAAGTGTTCGGCATGTTCGCGAGTGATCGTCGAGCAGCCGGTGTATGATTCCTTTGTACAGAAGGTAAAGGAGCGTGTCGAGAAACTCGAAGTCGGCGATCCGGCGCTCAATAAGTACTCCGGTCCGGTTGTGAACCAGCGTTCGCAACAGAAGATCATGGAGTATGTTGCTATCGGTAAGAAGGAAGGTAAGTTGCTTGTCGGCGGCAAGACCGTCGGCAATGAGGGCTACTATGTCGCCCCGACGGTTTTCGCCGATATTGCACCGACGGCCCGCCTTGCCCAAGAGGAGATCTTCGGGCCGGTCCTCGCAATTATTCCGGTCAAGGATTTCGACGAGGCAATCAAGGTCGCCAACAATACCGAGTACGGCCTTACAGGTGCGATCTACGCCAAGAACCGTTCGAAGCTCGACCGCGCAATGCGGGAGATCATGGTCGGCAATCTCTATGTCAACCGTAAATGTACGGGCGCGCTCGTGGGGGTGCATCCGTTCGGTGGCTTCAACATGAGCGGCACCGACTCGAAGGCCGGCGGACACGATTACCTCCAATTGTTCATGCAAGCCCGTGTCGTTGCAGAGAAGATGCTGACAACGGCTGCGAAGCGCCCGGCCAAGCGTAAGACTGCCGCAAAGGCAAAGTGA
- a CDS encoding alpha-ketoacid dehydrogenase subunit beta, giving the protein MTRTYIDAITDALRFEMERDPSVFCIGEDIGPFGGAFKATKGLIDTFGKERVIDTPIAESGIIGAAIGASLCGYRPVAEMQFSDFITNGFNQVVTVAATTAYRWGIGVPIVVRLPSGAGISGGPFHSKNPEVWFAHQPGLKVVCPATPSDAKGLLLAAIRDPNPVLYFEHKRLYRSLKEEVPDGEHIVELGHARIAREGSDATIVTYGGTVPLAVEVADEFMSSGKGSIEVIDLRSLVPLDEATILTSIRKTSRALILHEDNLTAGFGAEITARITEHAFETLDAPVMRLASADVPVPFAPTLEKEVLPNTARLSGALQTLLNY; this is encoded by the coding sequence GTGACCCGGACCTACATCGATGCGATCACCGATGCACTCCGTTTCGAGATGGAGCGCGATCCGAGTGTGTTTTGCATCGGTGAAGACATCGGTCCGTTCGGCGGTGCGTTCAAAGCGACAAAAGGGTTGATTGACACCTTTGGCAAAGAGCGTGTCATCGATACACCTATTGCCGAGTCGGGGATTATCGGCGCTGCCATCGGCGCATCGCTCTGTGGCTATAGACCGGTAGCCGAAATGCAGTTCTCCGACTTTATTACGAACGGCTTCAATCAGGTCGTGACCGTGGCGGCAACAACGGCATATCGCTGGGGGATTGGCGTGCCAATCGTCGTCCGGCTTCCAAGCGGCGCCGGCATTAGCGGCGGCCCGTTTCATTCGAAAAATCCCGAAGTGTGGTTTGCGCATCAACCGGGCTTGAAAGTCGTGTGCCCGGCAACGCCCTCTGATGCAAAAGGTTTGCTTCTTGCAGCAATCCGCGATCCGAACCCCGTGCTCTATTTTGAGCATAAACGATTGTACCGCTCACTCAAGGAAGAAGTGCCGGACGGCGAGCACATTGTCGAGCTCGGTCATGCTCGCATCGCGCGAGAAGGAAGCGATGCAACGATCGTTACCTACGGTGGGACAGTCCCGCTTGCGGTCGAGGTTGCGGATGAATTCATGTCGAGTGGAAAGGGAAGTATCGAAGTGATCGACTTGCGCTCACTCGTCCCGCTCGACGAAGCAACGATCCTCACAAGCATCCGCAAGACTAGCCGCGCACTTATTCTCCACGAAGATAACCTCACCGCCGGCTTTGGTGCCGAGATCACGGCACGCATTACTGAACACGCGTTCGAAACGCTTGACGCGCCGGTGATGCGCCTGGCCTCGGCTGACGTCCCCGTCCCGTTTGCGCCGACGCTTGAGAAGGAAGTCCTGCCGAATACTGCTCGACTCTCCGGCGCACTTCAAACCCTACTGAATTACTAA